Proteins from one Bacteroides zhangwenhongii genomic window:
- a CDS encoding helix-turn-helix domain-containing protein has protein sequence MKMDFPQVDLPTEVLAWTNVTEDILNIYKQSCRLQACIVAICTEGSMKASINLLDYEIRPNDLITLLPGTIIQFREKTEKVCLCFAGFSAYCAGRINLMKNIGNEYPKLIEQPVIPLNEEVASYLKDYFALLSRVSCNENFEMDSELVELSLQTILTSIRLIYRKFPGENNSSNRKKEICRELIQAITENYKDERRAQFYADKLGISLQHLSTTVKQVTGKSVLDTIAYIVVMDAKAKLKGTNMTIQEIAYSLNFPSASFFGKYFRRYVGMTPLEFRNR, from the coding sequence ATGAAAATGGACTTCCCACAGGTAGACTTGCCTACCGAAGTATTAGCATGGACGAATGTTACGGAAGACATTCTCAATATCTATAAGCAATCCTGTCGGTTGCAGGCATGTATTGTTGCCATCTGCACCGAAGGCTCGATGAAAGCCTCCATCAATCTGCTTGATTATGAAATCCGTCCGAATGACCTGATAACATTATTACCGGGAACAATCATCCAATTTCGGGAGAAAACAGAAAAAGTATGTCTCTGCTTTGCCGGTTTTTCCGCCTATTGTGCCGGACGAATCAATCTGATGAAAAACATCGGTAACGAATATCCAAAACTGATAGAACAGCCGGTAATCCCTCTCAATGAAGAAGTAGCCAGTTATCTGAAAGACTATTTTGCTCTATTATCGCGTGTCAGTTGTAATGAGAACTTTGAAATGGATTCTGAATTGGTTGAATTATCTCTTCAGACTATCTTGACAAGCATACGATTGATATATCGTAAATTTCCGGGTGAAAACAATAGTTCGAACCGCAAAAAGGAAATTTGCCGGGAATTGATTCAAGCCATCACCGAGAATTATAAAGATGAACGTCGTGCACAATTCTACGCAGATAAACTAGGAATATCGCTTCAACATCTAAGTACAACCGTAAAACAAGTGACAGGCAAAAGTGTGCTGGATACCATTGCGTATATTGTGGTCATGGACGCCAAAGCGAAACTGAAAGGAACTAATATGACTATCCAAGAGATAGCTTACTCACTAAACTTCCCCAGCGCCTCATTCTTTGGTAAGTATTTTAGGCGGTACGTAGGAATGACACCATTGGAATTCAGGAACAGATAA
- a CDS encoding DUF1573 domain-containing protein — MKKILFFMTLLVMGVSFAFAQTNADIKFDKTTHDFGKFSENSPVVSCTFTFTNIGDAPLVIHQAVASCGCTVPEYTKEPIMPGKKGTIKVTYNGTGKYPGHFKKSITLRTNAKTEMVRLYIEGDMVAKDAK; from the coding sequence ATGAAAAAGATACTTTTTTTTATGACTTTGTTAGTAATGGGGGTAAGTTTTGCATTTGCTCAAACCAATGCAGATATTAAGTTTGACAAAACAACTCACGACTTCGGCAAGTTCTCAGAAAACAGTCCGGTAGTTAGTTGTACATTTACCTTTACTAATATCGGTGACGCTCCTTTGGTAATCCACCAGGCGGTAGCTTCATGCGGATGTACTGTACCCGAATATACGAAAGAACCTATCATGCCGGGCAAAAAAGGTACAATCAAAGTAACTTATAACGGAACAGGCAAATATCCGGGACATTTCAAGAAATCAATCACTTTGCGTACCAACGCCAAAACAGAGATGGTAAGATTGTATATTGAGGGCGATATGGTAGCAAAAGACGCTAAATAA
- a CDS encoding OPT family oligopeptide transporter, whose product MKQEEDKFTGLPENAFRELKPGEVYNPLMSPSKNYPEVNFWSVAWGIAMAILFSAAAAYLGLKVGQVFEAAIPIAIIAVGVSGAAKRKNALGENVIIQSIGACSGVIVAGAIFTLPALYILQAKYPEMTVTFMQVFISSLLGGVLGILFLIPFRKYFVSDMHGKYPFPEATATTQVLISGEKGGSQAKPLLMAGMIGGLYDFIVATFGWWNENFTTRVCSAGEMLAEKAKLVFKVNTGAAVLGLGYIVGLKYASIICAGSLAVWWIIIPGMSAIWGDSVLNAWNPEITSTVGMMSPEEIFKYYAKSIGIGGIAMAGVIGIIRSWGIIKSAVGLAAKEMGGKGNVEKNIIRTQRDLSMKIIAIGSIITLILIVLFFYFDVMQGNLLHTLVAILLVAGISFLFTTVAANAIAIVGTNPVSGMTLMTLILASVVMVAVGLKGPSGMVAALVMGGVVCTALSMAGGFITDLKIGYWLGSTPAKQETWKFLGTIVSAATVGGVMIILNKTYGFTSGALAAPQANAMAAVIEPLMSGVGAPWLLYGIGAVLAIILTLCKIPALAFALGMFIPLELNVPLVVGGAVNWFVTSRSKDSTINTERGEKGTLLASGFIAGGALMGVISAAMRFGGINLVNEAWLNNTWSEVLALGAYALLILYFIKASMKIK is encoded by the coding sequence ATGAAACAAGAAGAAGACAAATTCACCGGGTTGCCCGAGAATGCGTTTAGAGAACTGAAACCGGGGGAAGTATACAACCCGTTGATGAGTCCCTCAAAAAATTATCCGGAAGTTAACTTCTGGTCGGTAGCATGGGGTATTGCTATGGCAATCCTCTTCTCAGCCGCCGCAGCCTATCTGGGATTAAAGGTAGGACAAGTATTCGAGGCGGCTATTCCTATCGCCATTATTGCTGTAGGAGTCTCCGGAGCTGCCAAAAGAAAAAATGCGTTAGGAGAAAATGTTATTATCCAGTCTATCGGAGCTTGTTCCGGAGTGATTGTGGCCGGAGCGATCTTCACACTTCCTGCTCTTTATATCCTTCAGGCAAAATATCCAGAGATGACAGTTACCTTCATGCAGGTGTTCATCAGTTCTCTGCTGGGTGGTGTATTGGGAATCCTGTTCCTGATTCCTTTCCGGAAATATTTCGTAAGTGATATGCATGGCAAATACCCTTTCCCTGAAGCGACAGCTACCACGCAGGTATTGATCTCCGGAGAAAAAGGCGGAAGCCAAGCCAAACCCTTGCTGATGGCGGGAATGATTGGTGGATTATATGACTTTATCGTAGCCACATTCGGTTGGTGGAATGAGAATTTTACGACCCGTGTGTGCAGTGCCGGAGAAATGCTGGCGGAAAAAGCCAAACTGGTATTCAAGGTAAATACCGGAGCTGCCGTATTGGGATTAGGTTATATAGTCGGATTAAAATATGCTTCCATCATCTGCGCCGGTTCATTGGCTGTATGGTGGATTATCATTCCGGGAATGTCCGCTATTTGGGGAGACAGTGTGCTGAATGCATGGAATCCGGAGATTACATCTACTGTAGGGATGATGAGTCCGGAAGAAATATTCAAATATTACGCTAAAAGCATTGGTATCGGCGGTATTGCTATGGCAGGTGTCATTGGTATCATCCGTTCATGGGGAATCATTAAAAGTGCAGTTGGACTGGCTGCCAAAGAGATGGGCGGTAAAGGCAATGTAGAGAAAAACATTATCCGTACACAACGGGATCTCTCGATGAAGATTATTGCAATCGGTTCTATCATCACTTTGATACTCATCGTACTGTTCTTCTACTTTGATGTAATGCAAGGAAATCTGCTACACACATTGGTAGCGATTCTTCTAGTTGCAGGTATTTCTTTCCTGTTCACTACGGTAGCCGCCAATGCGATTGCAATTGTCGGTACAAATCCCGTATCGGGTATGACATTGATGACACTGATTCTGGCTTCTGTAGTGATGGTAGCCGTAGGACTGAAAGGCCCTTCAGGCATGGTTGCAGCATTAGTGATGGGCGGTGTGGTGTGTACTGCGCTTTCAATGGCCGGAGGTTTCATTACCGACTTGAAAATCGGTTATTGGCTGGGAAGTACTCCTGCCAAACAGGAGACCTGGAAGTTCTTGGGAACAATTGTATCGGCTGCAACAGTAGGCGGTGTAATGATTATCCTGAATAAGACATACGGATTTACGAGCGGAGCATTAGCTGCTCCACAGGCAAATGCGATGGCTGCTGTTATCGAACCGTTGATGAGTGGTGTAGGCGCACCTTGGTTATTATATGGCATCGGTGCTGTCTTAGCGATTATTCTGACTCTTTGCAAGATTCCTGCATTAGCTTTCGCACTAGGTATGTTTATTCCATTGGAACTGAATGTGCCGTTGGTTGTAGGCGGAGCTGTCAATTGGTTTGTGACCAGCCGCAGCAAAGATTCGACTATCAATACGGAAAGAGGAGAAAAAGGAACATTGCTGGCTTCCGGTTTCATTGCCGGTGGCGCGTTAATGGGGGTTATCAGTGCCGCGATGCGCTTCGGTGGAATCAACTTGGTGAACGAAGCATGGCTGAACAATACTTGGTCGGAAGTGTTGGCGTTAGGAGCATACGCCCTGCTGATTCTCTATTTCATCAAAGCCTCAATGAAAATTAAATAA
- a CDS encoding IS256 family transposase, which translates to MKENHVVPDEVLTKEFLSHFKTEADVSKFLKQLHAQVLEKMLEGEMDAHLGYEKHSVSGNNSGNSRNGSYPKKIQTEHGEAVIPIPRDRNGQFEPIVVPKHESRGLSIEKLVISLYAKGMSVSDIEEEMREIYEIELSTSAISIITNKVNQAAQEWQNRPLDPVYLIVWMDGIVFKVRDNGKIINKTVYLCVGLKQNGLKEVLGMWVGKSESSAFWMGVLTDLKARGVQDILITCTDNLNGFTDTIRTVFPQSSTQICVVHQIRNSCKYVVYKDKKEFTADMKNIYNAPNKEVAAAELDNLEKKWGGKYPYAILSWRNNWDDLTVFFQFPLEIRKIIYTTNLIENLNGKIRKYTKSKLSFPSDDAVKKMVYLSLMEIEKKWTMPITNWGLIMNQFMLIFENRIQI; encoded by the coding sequence ATGAAAGAGAATCATGTAGTGCCTGATGAGGTTTTAACCAAGGAGTTCCTCAGCCATTTCAAAACTGAGGCAGACGTAAGCAAGTTCCTAAAGCAGCTCCACGCCCAAGTGCTGGAGAAGATGCTTGAAGGTGAGATGGATGCTCATTTGGGTTATGAGAAACATTCTGTTTCCGGCAATAACAGTGGTAATTCCCGTAACGGCAGTTACCCCAAGAAAATCCAGACCGAGCACGGCGAGGCTGTCATACCCATCCCTCGTGACCGCAACGGTCAGTTTGAACCCATAGTAGTCCCCAAGCATGAAAGCCGTGGGCTTTCCATAGAAAAGCTTGTTATCTCCTTATATGCCAAAGGAATGAGTGTGTCCGATATAGAAGAAGAGATGCGCGAGATCTATGAGATAGAACTCTCCACCTCTGCCATCTCCATCATCACAAACAAAGTAAACCAGGCTGCTCAAGAATGGCAGAACCGTCCTTTGGACCCGGTCTATCTCATCGTTTGGATGGACGGTATTGTCTTCAAGGTCCGTGACAACGGGAAGATTATCAACAAGACTGTCTATCTCTGTGTCGGCCTGAAACAAAACGGCTTGAAGGAAGTTCTTGGCATGTGGGTGGGTAAATCAGAGAGTTCCGCCTTCTGGATGGGTGTTCTCACTGACTTGAAGGCCCGTGGGGTACAAGATATACTGATAACCTGTACCGATAACCTGAACGGATTTACGGACACTATACGTACCGTATTCCCTCAGTCATCAACTCAGATTTGTGTTGTACATCAGATAAGAAACTCATGTAAATATGTCGTTTACAAGGACAAAAAAGAGTTCACGGCAGATATGAAGAATATCTATAATGCGCCAAACAAGGAAGTTGCTGCCGCGGAGCTTGATAATCTGGAAAAGAAATGGGGAGGGAAGTACCCTTATGCCATTCTTTCATGGAGGAACAACTGGGATGATCTGACTGTTTTCTTTCAGTTCCCATTGGAAATCAGAAAAATAATCTATACCACAAATCTCATTGAAAATCTGAATGGAAAAATCAGAAAGTACACTAAATCAAAGCTTTCATTCCCGTCGGATGACGCAGTGAAGAAGATGGTATACCTTTCCTTGATGGAGATTGAGAAGAAATGGACAATGCCGATTACTAACTGGGGATTGATTATGAACCAGTTTATGCTTATTTTTGAAAACAGAATCCAGATATAA
- the lipB gene encoding lipoyl(octanoyl) transferase LipB, translating to MKTTFIDWNLIPYAEAWQRQAEWFDGVVRAKAQSEVYENLIIMCEHPHVYTLGRSGKENNMLLSDGQLKAIGATLYHIDRGGDITYHGPGQLVCYPILNLDEFALGLKEYVHLLEEAVIRVCASYDIEAGRLEKATGVWLEGDTPRARKICAIGVRSSHYVTMHGLALNVNTDLRYFSYIHPCGFIDKGVTSLRQELKREIPMDEVKQRLENELRKLLRIPVAKSGA from the coding sequence ATGAAAACAACTTTTATCGATTGGAATTTAATACCGTATGCCGAAGCGTGGCAACGGCAGGCGGAGTGGTTTGACGGTGTAGTTCGGGCAAAAGCTCAGAGTGAAGTCTATGAGAACCTCATTATTATGTGTGAGCATCCACACGTTTATACATTGGGGCGCAGTGGAAAAGAAAATAATATGTTGCTGAGTGATGGGCAGCTAAAGGCGATTGGCGCTACTCTTTATCACATAGATCGGGGAGGGGACATCACTTATCATGGTCCCGGACAGTTGGTGTGTTATCCGATATTGAATTTGGATGAATTTGCATTAGGACTAAAGGAATATGTTCATTTGTTGGAAGAAGCGGTGATACGTGTATGTGCATCTTATGACATTGAAGCGGGGAGGTTGGAGAAAGCTACAGGCGTATGGTTGGAAGGTGATACCCCTCGTGCCCGTAAGATTTGTGCGATAGGAGTAAGGAGCAGTCATTATGTTACAATGCACGGGTTGGCATTGAATGTAAATACGGATTTACGGTATTTCAGTTATATTCACCCTTGCGGGTTTATTGATAAAGGCGTCACTTCTCTTCGTCAGGAATTGAAACGTGAGATACCTATGGACGAAGTGAAGCAGCGCCTTGAAAATGAACTTAGAAAACTACTCCGAATCCCAGTTGCCAAGTCTGGTGCATAA
- a CDS encoding heavy metal translocating P-type ATPase, producing MGNTIKKAFPVLNMHCAGCANNVEKTVKKLPGVIEASVNFATNTLTVSYEKDQLTPGEIRAAVLAAGYDLIVEEAHKEERREEEQHKRYTRLKWKVIGAWILVVPLLVFSMILMHVPYSNEIQMVLAIPVMVFFGGGFFTGAWKQAKLGRSNMDTLVALSTSIAFLFSLFNTFFPEFWYARGLEPHVYYEASAVIIAFVLTGKLMEERAKGNTSTAIRKLMGMQPKVARVLRNGVEEEILIENLQIGDMVVVRPGEQIPVDGQLSEGDSYVDESMISGEPVPVEKKKGDKVLAGTINQRGSFIIYATQVGSETVLARIISMVQEAQGSKAPVQRIVDRITGIFVPVVLGIAILTFVLWVAIGGSEYISYGILSAVSVLVIACPCALGLATPTALMVGIGKAASQHILIKDAVALEQMRKVDVVVLDKTGTLTEGHPTATGWLWAQSQEPHFKDVLLAAEMKSEHPLAGAIVSALQNEEKVKPAALDSFESITGKGIKVSYEGHTYWVGSHKLLKDFSATVNDVMAEMLVRYESDGNGIIYFGRENELLAIIAVSDPIKATSAEAVKELKRQGIDICMLTGDGQRTALAVSSRLGIERFVADALPDDKAEFVRELQMQGKKVAMVGDGINDSQALALADVSIAMGKGTDIAMDVAMVTLMTSDLLLLPKAFQLSKQTVKLIHQNLFWAFIYNLIGIPIAAGILFPLNGLLLNPMLASAAMAFSSVSVVLNSLSLGRK from the coding sequence ATGGGTAACACAATAAAGAAGGCATTTCCTGTACTTAATATGCACTGTGCAGGATGTGCTAATAATGTAGAAAAAACAGTGAAAAAATTGCCGGGAGTTATCGAGGCTTCCGTTAATTTTGCTACCAATACGTTGACCGTTTCTTATGAGAAGGATCAGCTGACTCCCGGAGAAATCCGTGCGGCTGTGCTTGCGGCAGGTTATGATCTGATTGTGGAAGAAGCCCACAAGGAGGAACGCCGGGAAGAGGAGCAGCATAAGCGTTACACTCGTTTGAAGTGGAAAGTGATTGGGGCTTGGATTTTGGTAGTGCCGTTGCTGGTATTTTCCATGATACTGATGCATGTACCCTACTCTAATGAGATTCAGATGGTACTTGCTATCCCTGTCATGGTCTTTTTCGGAGGTGGTTTCTTTACCGGAGCTTGGAAACAGGCTAAACTGGGACGGAGCAATATGGATACACTGGTTGCACTTAGTACTTCCATTGCTTTTCTGTTCAGTCTGTTCAATACGTTCTTCCCCGAATTTTGGTATGCTCGTGGATTGGAACCGCACGTTTATTATGAGGCTTCTGCGGTGATTATCGCTTTCGTTCTTACCGGAAAATTGATGGAGGAACGTGCTAAAGGCAATACCTCGACTGCTATTCGCAAGTTGATGGGAATGCAGCCTAAAGTAGCCCGGGTTCTGCGCAATGGAGTGGAAGAGGAGATCTTGATCGAGAACCTCCAGATAGGTGATATGGTTGTTGTACGTCCGGGAGAACAGATACCGGTGGACGGTCAGCTTTCCGAAGGCGATTCCTATGTTGACGAAAGTATGATTAGTGGTGAACCGGTTCCGGTAGAAAAGAAGAAAGGCGATAAAGTCTTGGCAGGAACGATCAACCAGCGTGGCTCGTTCATCATATATGCCACACAGGTAGGCAGTGAAACGGTGCTTGCCCGCATCATTTCCATGGTGCAGGAAGCACAGGGTAGCAAAGCTCCCGTGCAACGTATCGTCGACCGCATTACCGGAATTTTCGTACCTGTCGTATTGGGGATTGCTATCCTGACATTTGTTTTATGGGTTGCCATCGGTGGCAGTGAATATATCTCTTATGGCATTCTGTCGGCTGTTTCTGTCCTTGTCATTGCTTGTCCATGTGCTTTGGGACTTGCTACGCCTACTGCATTGATGGTGGGAATAGGCAAAGCTGCCAGCCAGCATATTCTGATTAAAGACGCGGTAGCCTTGGAACAAATGCGTAAAGTGGATGTCGTTGTACTGGATAAAACCGGAACATTGACCGAAGGACACCCTACTGCTACCGGATGGTTATGGGCGCAATCGCAGGAACCTCATTTCAAAGATGTGCTTTTAGCTGCAGAAATGAAATCGGAACATCCGCTTGCCGGTGCTATCGTGTCTGCTCTTCAGAACGAGGAGAAGGTAAAACCCGCTGCATTGGACAGCTTCGAGAGTATTACGGGAAAAGGAATCAAGGTCTCTTATGAGGGACATACCTATTGGGTAGGTAGCCATAAGCTCCTAAAAGATTTCAGTGCGACAGTAAATGATGTGATGGCTGAAATGCTGGTTCGCTATGAATCGGATGGCAATGGTATCATCTACTTTGGACGTGAAAATGAATTATTGGCTATCATTGCTGTTTCTGACCCGATAAAGGCTACTTCTGCCGAAGCGGTAAAAGAACTGAAACGTCAAGGCATTGACATCTGTATGTTGACGGGTGACGGGCAGCGGACGGCATTAGCTGTTTCTTCCCGTTTAGGAATTGAACGTTTTGTCGCTGACGCTCTGCCGGATGATAAGGCCGAGTTTGTGCGTGAGCTTCAAATGCAGGGAAAGAAAGTCGCTATGGTAGGAGATGGTATCAACGATTCGCAGGCTCTGGCACTGGCTGACGTGAGCATTGCCATGGGGAAAGGAACTGATATTGCTATGGACGTGGCTATGGTAACTTTGATGACATCAGATTTATTGCTGCTTCCTAAAGCTTTTCAGTTGTCAAAGCAGACGGTCAAACTGATTCATCAGAATCTTTTCTGGGCGTTTATTTATAATCTGATCGGCATTCCTATTGCTGCCGGTATTTTGTTCCCATTGAACGGTTTGTTATTGAATCCGATGTTGGCAAGTGCTGCAATGGCCTTCTCCAGTGTGAGTGTAGTGCTCAATTCATTGAGCTTGGGAAGAAAATGA
- a CDS encoding PorV/PorQ family protein, with product MKRVKHFLLASCLFPALLGAQEMANANFLELTPDAQSAGMAGTGLAITDNGSTAIFHNASTIAFSQEAMGASYSYADINKDCALHSASLFYRIGREGIHGFALGFRHFKDPKIMDYRPRIWDLEAAYFRNVAKNLSLSLTFRYLQEKVAKEADSKSSVALDFGATYYRNTDLLDGMASWSIGFQAANLGKKLDGQKLPARLGLGGSVDLPFSMENRLQVALDFNYLLPSEIRHLQAGIGAEYNFLKYGVVRAGYHFGNNDKGIGNYGTLGCGINFWPMRVDFSYALADKDCLMHQTWQLGFGVVF from the coding sequence ATGAAACGAGTTAAACATTTCCTTCTAGCCTCGTGCTTATTCCCCGCTTTGCTGGGAGCACAAGAAATGGCAAATGCCAACTTTCTGGAACTTACTCCGGATGCCCAATCGGCAGGTATGGCAGGTACAGGATTAGCTATCACCGATAACGGTAGCACAGCTATCTTTCATAACGCCTCTACAATCGCTTTCTCACAGGAAGCAATGGGCGCTAGTTATTCATACGCTGATATCAACAAGGACTGTGCGCTGCACAGCGCATCTCTTTTCTATCGGATCGGAAGAGAAGGTATTCATGGATTTGCTTTGGGATTCCGCCACTTCAAGGATCCTAAAATAATGGATTACCGTCCCCGTATATGGGATTTGGAAGCTGCCTACTTCAGGAATGTAGCCAAGAACTTATCACTGTCATTGACATTCAGATATCTGCAAGAAAAAGTAGCAAAGGAAGCAGATAGCAAGAGCAGTGTCGCTCTTGACTTTGGTGCCACCTATTATCGGAATACGGATCTTCTGGATGGAATGGCTTCTTGGTCTATTGGTTTCCAAGCCGCCAACTTGGGCAAAAAGCTGGATGGTCAGAAATTGCCTGCACGATTGGGATTGGGAGGTAGTGTCGACCTTCCATTCAGCATGGAGAATCGTTTGCAAGTAGCACTTGACTTCAACTATCTTCTTCCTTCCGAAATCCGGCATTTGCAAGCAGGAATAGGAGCCGAATATAACTTCCTGAAATATGGAGTAGTCCGCGCAGGATACCATTTCGGAAACAATGATAAAGGAATAGGCAACTATGGTACGCTGGGTTGTGGAATTAATTTCTGGCCAATGCGCGTCGATTTCTCTTATGCACTGGCTGATAAGGATTGCCTTATGCACCAGACTTGGCAACTGGGATTCGGAGTAGTTTTCTAA
- a CDS encoding heavy-metal-associated domain-containing protein, translating to MKTKRWMVTCVVALLSVAAVLAKDIRVVVFKVSQMHCEKCEKKVKDNMRFEKGLKDIVTEVKARLVTITYDAEKTNVKKLQAGFNKFKYEAEFVKETKKGDQKTDKK from the coding sequence ATGAAAACAAAAAGATGGATGGTCACTTGCGTGGTGGCTCTTTTGAGTGTAGCAGCTGTATTGGCAAAAGATATTCGTGTAGTTGTATTCAAAGTGTCCCAGATGCATTGTGAGAAATGCGAAAAGAAAGTAAAAGATAATATGCGCTTTGAAAAAGGATTGAAGGATATTGTAACTGAAGTAAAAGCCAGGCTGGTAACTATCACGTATGATGCCGAGAAAACAAATGTAAAGAAGTTACAGGCAGGGTTTAATAAGTTTAAGTATGAAGCTGAATTTGTAAAAGAAACAAAGAAAGGTGATCAAAAGACTGATAAGAAGTAA
- a CDS encoding N-acetylmuramoyl-L-alanine amidase-like domain-containing protein yields the protein MRRLLSVIVSFISAMTFAQQQPAELTPQDSRTMLQIGKSYLGTKYVANTLDRDGEEELVIRTDAVDCLTFVEYTLAQALGSSFTENLQKIRYRDGIIDGYPSRLHYTSDWIENGIRQGFLTDVTAENSVQTLQLNLSYMSAHPKLYKKLANSPENIARMTEYEKALSGKIVHWLPKSELPENGLSWIMDGDIIAITTKLPGLDIAHVGIAQYIKGKLHLLHASSTLGKVVISDDPLNHMLNNNKSWTGIRVVRMSH from the coding sequence ATGAGGAGACTTTTATCCGTCATAGTATCGTTTATAAGTGCAATGACTTTTGCCCAACAACAGCCTGCGGAGCTCACTCCGCAGGACTCTCGAACGATGCTGCAAATCGGAAAGTCTTATTTGGGAACCAAATATGTGGCCAATACGCTAGACCGGGATGGAGAAGAAGAGTTGGTTATCCGGACCGATGCAGTGGATTGCCTCACTTTTGTAGAATACACACTGGCTCAAGCTCTCGGCTCTTCTTTTACTGAGAACCTGCAAAAGATACGCTACAGAGATGGAATTATCGACGGATATCCTTCCCGTTTGCATTACACTTCCGATTGGATCGAGAATGGTATCCGTCAAGGATTCCTTACGGATGTGACGGCAGAGAACAGTGTACAAACTCTTCAATTAAACCTCTCTTATATGTCCGCTCACCCAAAACTATATAAAAAGCTAGCCAATTCTCCGGAAAACATCGCCCGAATGACCGAATACGAGAAAGCATTATCCGGGAAAATCGTACATTGGCTGCCGAAAAGCGAATTACCGGAGAATGGATTATCCTGGATTATGGACGGAGATATTATCGCCATCACAACGAAACTTCCCGGACTGGACATTGCTCACGTTGGGATAGCGCAATATATAAAAGGGAAACTGCATCTGCTACATGCTTCCTCTACACTGGGAAAAGTAGTTATCAGTGATGATCCCCTCAATCATATGCTTAACAATAATAAATCGTGGACAGGTATACGTGTTGTCCGAATGTCTCACTAA
- the yihA gene encoding ribosome biogenesis GTP-binding protein YihA/YsxC, translated as MEITSAEFVISNTDVKKCPAGTFPEYAFIGRSNVGKSSLINMLTARKGLAMTSATPGKTMLINHFLINNNWYIVDLPGYGYARRGQKGKDQIRTIIEDYILEREQMTNLFLLIDSRLEPQKIDLEFMEWLGENGIPFSIIFTKADKLKGGRLKMNINAYLRELSKQWEELPPYFISSSENRTGRTEILDYIENINKDLNIK; from the coding sequence ATGGAAATAACAAGCGCAGAATTTGTGATTAGCAATACAGACGTGAAGAAATGTCCGGCAGGCACTTTTCCCGAATATGCTTTCATCGGTCGTTCTAATGTAGGAAAATCGAGTCTTATCAATATGTTGACCGCCCGCAAGGGATTGGCTATGACTTCCGCCACTCCGGGAAAAACGATGCTTATCAACCATTTCCTGATTAATAACAACTGGTATATTGTCGATCTTCCGGGATATGGCTATGCCCGTCGCGGTCAGAAAGGGAAAGACCAGATACGCACGATAATCGAGGATTATATTCTTGAACGGGAGCAGATGACAAACCTTTTTCTATTAATAGACAGTCGCTTGGAACCTCAAAAGATTGATCTCGAATTCATGGAATGGCTGGGGGAAAACGGCATTCCTTTTTCTATCATTTTCACCAAAGCCGATAAACTGAAAGGTGGACGATTGAAGATGAATATCAATGCTTATCTCCGTGAACTGAGCAAACAATGGGAAGAACTCCCTCCCTACTTTATTTCTTCTTCGGAAAACCGCACCGGACGGACAGAAATACTTGATTATATAGAAAACATAAACAAAGATCTCAATATAAAATGA
- a CDS encoding DUF4923 family protein, producing MKKNFLSATLMVVFMLTATNSRAQSWADLLNKDNISKVVNAITGNTETIDMTGTWSYKSSAVEFESDNLLMKAGGAAAATMAENKLNEQLSKIGIKDGQMSFTFNADSTFTSTVGKKTLKGTYSYNASTKQVDLKYLRLLNLHAKVNCSSNSLELLFNSDKLLKLMAFIGSKSNSTALKTVSSLADNYDGMMLGFELAK from the coding sequence ATGAAAAAGAATTTTTTATCTGCTACCTTGATGGTAGTATTTATGCTGACGGCAACTAACAGCCGGGCACAATCATGGGCGGACTTATTGAATAAGGACAACATCTCAAAAGTCGTGAACGCCATTACAGGAAACACTGAGACGATCGACATGACCGGAACATGGAGTTACAAAAGCTCAGCCGTCGAGTTCGAATCGGATAATCTGCTGATGAAAGCAGGAGGTGCAGCCGCAGCGACAATGGCGGAAAACAAGTTGAACGAGCAGTTGAGCAAGATTGGCATTAAGGACGGGCAAATGAGTTTCACGTTCAATGCGGACAGTACTTTCACCAGCACAGTGGGAAAGAAAACATTGAAAGGAACTTACTCCTACAATGCTTCCACCAAACAAGTGGACTTGAAATATTTGCGATTGCTGAACCTGCACGCTAAAGTGAATTGCAGCTCTAATTCACTGGAATTGTTATTCAACTCGGATAAATTGCTAAAACTAATGGCGTTTATCGGTAGTAAAAGCAACAGTACCGCACTCAAAACCGTTAGCTCTCTGGCCGATAACTATGACGGGATGATGCTTGGATTCGAGCTTGCCAAATAG